The Pleuronectes platessa chromosome 22, fPlePla1.1, whole genome shotgun sequence region TTGCGGAGGAAGGAGGCGAGGATGGGAACAGCGTCGGGGAGAACAGGCCTCAGGTCGATTTTCAAAGGAGAGCCGGCGATCAGCGTCAGAGCTGCAACGAGGAGAGAAGACGATCAGGACGTCGGTGGagaaatagttaaaaaatataaGAATTGGGAAAATGTTTCACCTTTCACTGTCGTCAGTCTCGTGATCTCGTTCTTGAGACGTTCTAAGAAGATCAGCAGCGTCCCTGGGAGCTCGTTGGGCAGGCGGTCACCTACAGGAacacggagagagaggagaagtcaGTAAACGTCACATGATCAGTGCTGTGAAGTCACACTGCGGTGGCGGCTCTCACCCAGGTTGCAGATGATCTGGCCCATGCAGGAGATGGCTCGTTCTTTGACCTCCTGATCGATGTCGGCTGCTTTCAGGCGTTTGATCGTACAGGTGAAGAGGTCGTTGATGTAGGGGGAGGGGTCGAAGCTATCTGGGCCCTCTGATAGGCTGTCAAGAGGTCGGATCACCTGgaaaagacacaacacagtcaGATTTTCCCGTGACGTTGAACAGCAGAAGGGGTTTAATGGAGGTCACAGGGTTCGAAGCTGCACCTTGACGAGCTGCTGAGTGACCAGCAGGGCCTCAGAGGTGATCTTATAAAAGGGGTCTCCCACGCACGCCACCACGGGCGGGACGAGGGCCGGCACGTGAGCGTGGAAGGCGTGAGCGGGATGCGTGACCATGATGACGTGGAGGCAGGCCAAGGCGTCGATCTTCAGGTTGGAGCTGCTCGACTTATCGTTCAGAGAGAAGATGATGCCTGAAAAACATGGATGGTGTTTTATTAACTCAAAGTAATGTGATTACTCCGATTCTGACACAGTGTGATATCaaatatatgtgatgtgaaGACAAAAAAATTCATATGATTCTAGTTTAAGAGTTTTAAATAAGACTATGTTTTACTGAACCCGATTTACCCTATTTTACTATGACTACAGCAGTACTGTAAGTAGTGTAGTAGTAGTGTAGTATTACCAGGTATTAGTACTGGGATGTGCTGTGTCAGCGCTCCGGGGAGGACGTTCACCAGCTCCGTCAACATGTTGAAACAACACTGACGAGTTTTCACACttttctccttcagctgcttGTGAAGAGCTTTCACTATCATGggaacctgggggggggggcgagggcgAGCGAcatccacagacacagagagaaggagtgagagagagaagagagagaacagcaccacctgcagcagtgagactgtgctgcagccaatcagaggtgcGATAATCAGTTATCGCATCATTTCAGTCGTTAAACTTCAAATCACAAAATACAGATTACATGACATTATTGTACCTGTTGTTTTTAGAACAGGTTCAATGTGTTTTCCCACTTCATCAGTCCCTGATGAATCACTCTGAGTCTGATTGATTACCTGGCTGGCCAGCATCGTGAGCGGCGTCTCTCCCTGCTCCATGGCGTCTGGGTCAGCCAACCAGCTCTGAGCCGGTCTGGTCTGTTTGAGCAGTGACAGGTAGGCGTGGAAAACGTCGGCCTTCAcgttctcctccctctcctgaaGACACAGGTATTGATTGGAATATGAGTGAGAGCCGAGTTAAGCCTGATGGAGACTCTGGCTCCGCCCtgacggaggaggaggctccgccctgacggaggaggaggctccgccctgacggaggaggaggctcgTACCTTGAAGCGACAGACGAGGGCGGGCGACACGGAGCGATAGAACTCGGGCAGCATCTCGTGGCGAGTTGAAACAACAGCGTCCAGACACTTCGCCGCCGCCCGTCGAACCTTCCAGCTCATGTCGTCATCGTCACTGTACTCGTCGTCACTGCCTGGACACACGAGCAGCACACGGACACACGTTCTAAACCTCAAGGACTGACAGTCAGAGTGAAGATGAATGAGATGTCACATCTTTGCTCTCTGTACCTTGATAATCTTCATCATTCTGCTCGGCGTCCATGGCGTTGTCATCTTCGTCTTCATCGTCaaagttgtagttggggtcgtaGGTCAGGTAGCGCAGGCAGATGGAGATGACCGTGGGAACATGGGGGTAAACTTCTTTCGGGCACCTttaacaacagaagaagagttaGACAGAACTCACAGCCGGTGACCGAGTGTGAGAGCGTCAGTCAGACGTCACCTCCTGACGAAGGACTCGAAGGCCTGGATGCAGTATTCTCTGAGCTCATCGTCGTCCACGTTACAGAACTTCACCACCAGAGGGATGATCTTCTCCAGATACTCTCCTGGAGAAGCAGACGCACAGACAGCAGGTTAGAACAGCAGCTACTTGGTTTTCTCTCCTGCTGTTCTCTGGAGAGCGACTCACCGATCCTGTGTCCGGCCTGTCGGCTGATGGCGGCCGTGCACTGGATGTAGGTTCTGGTGGTCGACATGTTGTCGTTCCTCCCCAGCTCAGTCAGAAGGTGCTCGATGAGATCGATGAAGACCAGGTTCCCACAGGACATCACCAGATGTCCCAGAGCCATGATCGTCCTCTGAAATATTCAGACGTGAATTCATCACAATGCAATAAAACCACGAGCGTTCACCTGGAGCTCTGAGGGTTGAGAGACGCACCTTCCTGACGGCCAGCCGGGGGGAGGTGAGCTGAGGGAGCAGGCAGCTGAGGATGGAGGGGTGGAAGTTGACCAGCAGACCTCCctgtctgcagacacacagacagaaagatggaAAATATTGTTAGTGTAAATTCAGACACAAACCTTCACGCAGAGCAgcggacagagagagacggacTCTGTACCTGCACAGCATGTCGGCCATGATGTCCAGCGCCTccagctgcacagagacgtCCTCCTGTTTGGCGATGGCACTCGTCAGTCGACCCGTTATCTTCTTACAGACGCTGGCAGCTAAAGCAGAGCCTGAGCCCCGAGAcgggaggagacagagacaagagGACGAAAACAAACGACTCGTGTTGAGTGGTTTAGTTTTATATGTTGACAAATGAATATGGAACATACGTTGACTGGTGTGTATATACTATATAAGTTGTGTTATGCATTATACACATTGAGAATGTATACATTATATATGAGGAGTAATTTACACATAAAATTTGTTGAGTGGTGTATATTATACAAGTTGTGTTATGTATATGTTGAGTAGTGAATAAACTAAATAACTGAGGTGACAGACGAGGTGTGTTTAGTATTGTTAAGTGACCGGTTTTCAGAGTTTTgagttatatatattatacatgcTGATTAGTGtatatcatatatattttaCCACTGGAGGCGGGCGGTAACTCTCCGATCACAGTCTTGAGTCCGATGGAGGAAATGTCTCGGAGCTGCTCTTTGTCCGACAACATGTTGGTGCACAGCGTGTCCACGATCGTCTCCACCTGGTACTCCTTCACCTTGCTGACCAGGGGCCCCAGGCTGAAGAAACAAACGCACCCACagttttcaaacacacaccgagggtcaaacagacacacccacagcgACTCACACATCCACGGGTtccacagaggaaataaaacacagtgagaaTTCAAAAGAAATACATAAACAGTGAGTCATAAAAACAAAGGGACTTAAAACGTGTGTATTTTTACCATTTGACAGCCAGATTCTGAACTTCTCCATTCTTGTCTTCAAGCAGTTTCAGAATcatcctcaccacctgtcaatcaatcaacatATCAATCAATACTCCAAACTGAAACTCTTAAAATCTCACTGTTCTTATAGGTCTAGTTATGAACAGTTATAAACAGGTTTCCTAAATCTTCCTCTTAGTAAAACCAATGCCCTGCACACAGCTGGTATTAACACTcgtcctgagagatccgatcCCAAGGTGGACACATGTGGTCCAGACCATCTCCCAATGTGGTCTGTGCTTAGAGCCGAATCACAAGAaccacatgttaataccagggCTGCACGTGGCCAACAGTAAACCTGAAGAAACCAGTATGAGTGATATAAACCAGAGGAGTCCAGTACAAACCAGATTACACTGGTATGTGAACCAACCTTCCTCTCGCTGTCGTCGTCCAGTTTGATTGAATCTTTCTGTAGCTCCGTCATCAGGTCGTTCGTGGCCATAAACctgaaacagagaaaataataaCCGTGAAACTAGTGATCTGATATATGAATCTGATCTGACGACTCGTGACATGAACTGAAAACTGTGTCAGGACAAAGTCTAGCGTTGGTTTTTcacatgtgaagcagcagcagcaggttgtcgggtccgactcgttcacaacaactGGAGCATGAGgggaacattcaggcgaggggcggagcctatAGAGctgcaggggcggagcctgtagagcagcaggggcggagcctgtagagcagcaggaggcgggacatgacgtataaactctgcagtagtaagatcagtgttgttgtttacagctcgtccacaccggcgtcgccctcatcaccagaagatctggaacctcctcgtgtttccagtTCCACGTCCTCAACAcgcccactctctctctctctggtctttCTGGACATTTAACTCACATTCTTAACTCACTGACATTTTACTAGGACGAATTCTTCCCCTAAATATATTCTTTGTTCAAATGTTAAAAACCCAGATGTGGGTCGTCAATTGGAAAATTCTGAAGACACTTTTTGCTGCTTTAAAAGTTATATCTGCTGACACCGTGTCCAATCCAATATTTATTAAATCCCCGGCGGCCCGCAGCACTCATTAGAACCAGAGCGGCGTTTTGGACGCGTTTGACGGCTGGATGAACGTGAACGGACCAAATGTCCTGTGAACACACCGGCAGAGAAACATcacccaaaaagaaaagtgtgattatctctctcctgcagagcaTGTGCTGATGCAGACGCCACGTTGAAGCGTTCAGATCCGGACTGAAAGGAATCCGTTTGCTCTGCTGGTTCAGGGTCAGTGGACGTTGTGACAGCGGCGAGGACGGATGGCGACACGTCTCCTGATTCCACGAGCTCCTCGCAGCGAGCGGGCGGCTGTCAGgagtgaggagctgaggagctgaggagcgaTCTGCTCAATGAGGATTCCTCCTTCAGGATGTGTCAGCGTGACGTTGTGCGAACAtgatgtgaaatgattacacacACGGACATTGTCGGTCTTATTGGAGCTGCAACATGTCGTCGTGTTTCACATCAATTAATACAAACAACTCCTGCTTCAGATTCACGATGAGCAGAGCAAGTTACAATCATTTTTAATATCGATGAATCTATTGATTACTTTAACAACTTATCAACCCCCCCTTGCAGATCAGACATACTCGTTATTAAATTGTCCACATGTCTGATTGGTTGGATGTCCAGGGTTAACCCCGCCTCTTGCCCACTGtcggctgtgattggctcccaCGACCCTCAAAAGGAGAAGacgtatagatgatggatggatcatTAATGTTCTAAAGCTTTAGGACGcatttgaaaacacattcatgtttgtGCGACTGTTCCCTGATTGGGCGCTTTGGATTCTAAAAATGAAGAAGCGCTTGTTTTGATGCCACTGATGTCCCTGATCAAAATACAGCAGTGCTGTTGTCAGTTGTTCCACTTTCTCTACCCAtgtagtttaaaaacaaaaaggacaaGAGGGAGAATATCTCTTGTGCATCCGGAGGGTTTGATGATAAGTTGATCACAGACATCAGGGATCACCAGCAGCTGTGAGGGACACATCATCACTTCTGTCCCCTAACGTcagagtgtgtttgtcttctgatCACAgctgatcagacctgtgtgtgtgtgtgtgggtcgggGCCTAGTTGGCGTCTTTCCTCTTGATCCATAACCATTAGCTTTACTACTCGATTTATATTTCATTACCAAATCGTTATTCTATGAGTTTCCTCTCATAACAACATGTTTGGACGATCTGCTGCAGAAACAGGTGAATTTCATCTGCATAGGATCAATTAAGTTTATTCTCtctcatgttgttttctttcctttgttttGAACATAAGTAAAGTTTGAGCACTGTCAGAATGTATAAAAATGCGTTGTTATTGTTAGGAACCGTTTCTTTCCCTGTGCcttcatatctctctctctcagaatcagaataatttttattgccatgtatatttgcacatacaggaaattgccttggtgtctctctccctctctctctctctctctctctctctctctgttataaTAGATTATCTGACAGTTCAGCTGGATTATTGGTTATTGATGGATGATGAGCAGGAGCTGTTTACCTGAGGTCTTCACCTGGGCCACCACACCCCCTCCTCCGCCACCCACCACCACAACACTGAGCTCACACATCACAACACATCGCTGTTGCTCGAGTGGCAGCTAGCTGACATGCTAACTTCACATGTTAATCCCTATAGCCGACGGACAGCATAAACATCCAGGCGTTAGCTGACATCATGCTAGCTTGCGGCATGAGAGAAGTTGGAGCTAGCCGGCTAACAGCCGAGCTAGCCGTCCCCCGGTGGCGTTTACCCGCGGCTCAGCTGCCGGTTCACCGGGTCACTACCCGGTCAACGCCGCTGTCGTCGAATCGGAACCAATTACGAACCAGTAACTAGCTGGTTAGCGACGCGATCAGACAGGTGGCAGGCTAGCTGCTAGCATGAGGCCTGACAGCGCCAGCCACTGGTTTCAACCCTCCGTGAAAACCAGCGGAGCCACGGTGACGCGAGGCGGGCGGAGAGTTCGCCTCTGCGGGGTTTGAGTTCACCTGAAGTCCTTGTCGCTGGAGGTCATCTTCTCCAGCAGGTTGGAGATGTGGTACGAGGCGCTCGCCATGTCGGTGCCGCCGTTAGCCTCCTGCTAGCAGAGCGCTCAGTCCGCGGGTTCCGGTGTCTCTGGCTGCTTCAGCCGCCTGCTGCTCGGGGTTTCTGGGGCTCAGTGGCGCCTCCGGACCTGGTTCtggttctcctggttctggttctggttccgATGCTGCCGCCTTCTCTTCTCCTACAGCGACTGTCGCATCCCGGGCCGCGGAGTTTGATGCGTTTGAATGGAACTCCCGTTCTGTCTGCAGAGGGGCGGGGTTAGCGGAGCTGGACTGTGCGGGGTCGAAGGTCACAGTTTGGGACGTGCGATTTATTCTTAACACTTTTTATTGTGACAGTCTGAAAATACTGCGTTCAAATATAAATACGTAGTAACTTGTATTTCTACTTCTTATAGTGACGATGGAGGTATTTGCTCTGTTCATtaagattcttcttctttctgctccttttccTTCAAGATTTGAgaatttgtttttgcatttgttttaaCTGGTTGATGAATGGaataattacataaataaataaataaataaagcaccAACAATATACTCCAGCACACGTAAAGTCAAGTACCTAAAGACCAAAATTATCCAAATGATTACCTGAgtcaaaatattaaatactaatagattattatatatatattataaaaacggTAATGTAAAGTTGTGGTGCTTGAGTATGTTTTGAATTGTAAAGGTAAGTCAGTTTCACTTCAAGTCCATGACGACACCTTCATTAGATTAAATACCGGCTTCACTTTGCTCTTCAGGATTTTGAgtttttaatatatttcccctcacaaatacaaaaaaaatgtagagagcagatggatgacatgacagctcccaaaagtgaagccaaaacatctggagctCTATCTCACTATTTACCCTCAAACCATCAGATCTCCCTTCTTCTTTCtatcaaataatttctgttaatttaaatttaggAAACGACCTAAAACCCTTTAGACGCGTCTCCCTGGTAGCGTGCACACGTAGGtcgactctgctcctctctctccttcctgtctCTTTCACACTTTGCTCTTTTCTGAAGCTCTTCTGCGTTCACAGGGCTGTTTGAATAAAGCTGATTGGATTCAGAGATCGTCTCCTGAGAGGAatcatctcctccttcacctgcaGCAGGTGTCTCCATTCAGAAACCTCATGTAgagccacttcctgtttactcAACGAGGTGGAACCAGGATCAAGTGTGTGgagctctgcatgtgtgtgtgtgtgtgtgtgtgcagagctaTATTGAGCACAATATCCTCAAACAAtggatcacaaacacacacacatgcacacacacacacacacgcacacaccttctcaagcacaaacactgacaggaCTACTatacctcatggggaccaaagctcGGTCCTGGTGAGGCTGAATGTTATTTCTGAGGAGCTGGTTAAGGTTAGTGAAGATGTTGATTGTGGTTATGTTAAGGTTTGAGTTAGTCATGGATTGGTCATGGTGAAGGATCTTTATCACGACCAGTCAGGGATTAAATCCCTGAAGAAATTAAGAGCCGTCCTCACACACCTTCAAACAGCTGTTGGATGGTTATGACTGTGATTCACTAACCAGTTACTTGGTTTTCAGGATTAACAAAGAGTAATTTTTCAGGGTGGTGTGAAGTCAAATCTCTGTCCCACAGGACAGAGTGAAGGACGGGGTTAATATTCAGCTGTGTTGTCCGTACAGGGGCGGGGGGGACATGTCCTCACAAGCATAGAagcatgaagtgtgtgtgtgtgtgtgtgtgtgtgtgtgtgtgtgtgtgtgtgtgtgtgcgtgtgtgtgtgtgtgtgtgtgcgatgagtCACAGATCAGTTGAGTGGGATGTTTACAAACCCCcaggcgctctctctctctctctctgttgacaCATAATGCAGCCACTGACATATGCATGCTGTGattccacagtgtgtgtgtgtgtgtgtgtgtgtgtgtgtgtgcacgcgtgtgTGTTAATGCATTGACAGCGTTTGACAGTAATCTATGAaatgaggctgcagctgcatCTCAAACACAGTTTTTCTTCAGATGTCTCTCAGGAAATGactgtggtgatgatgatgatgatgaaggtctgATTATAGCTATAGTTAGTAAACCTAGAACCCGACAATGatgaatcattttttaaatcattgtcttttttaacattttgacaaaataaaaaaacatgaggtTATAGATCGaccatatctatctatctatctatctatctatctatctatctatctatctatctatctatctatctatctatctatccatccatccatccatccatacatcatCCATGTTAGCAGTTGGGACATGGACCGTTTGTGGACCACTTCCTTCCACTGGccatttctggacagtggaaggaagtggtcacacgtcatccatctttattcacagactATGGTTAAATCCTTGTggtgtttttatgtatttaatataaacttaTAATCAAATAGTACATTTTAAAACTGAGATGATATTAACATAAAGCACTCGACCATCACTTAAGTCCTGAGAAAGATGATACAGCACCAAAAGTAAGAGTTCCCAAAAAAGAACGGGCGGATCGGAGACACAGGTCCTAACATGTCCACTTGACCTTTTTATCTGAAGTTGGTCGATcagtcagtgtgtctgtctgtctgatggtCGGTTGATCAGTCAGACAGATGCTCAGCCGGTCAGTTGATCGATCGGTTGGTTTGGTAGCTCAATCAGTCAGTTGCTCATTCAGTCAGTTGATCGGTCCACCACTTTCATCTGGACTCCACTGGAAGCAGGAGACCAACTGACTTTGGAGATCCACTGACTTTTCATCATCAGGTCAAATTTTGAGTTTGTTCATTACCTTAGAATCTCAGTGAGATGAT contains the following coding sequences:
- the cand1 gene encoding cullin-associated NEDD8-dissociated protein 1, whose amino-acid sequence is MASASYHISNLLEKMTSSDKDFRFMATNDLMTELQKDSIKLDDDSERKVVRMILKLLEDKNGEVQNLAVKCLGPLVSKVKEYQVETIVDTLCTNMLSDKEQLRDISSIGLKTVIGELPPASSGSALAASVCKKITGRLTSAIAKQEDVSVQLEALDIMADMLCRQGGLLVNFHPSILSCLLPQLTSPRLAVRKRTIMALGHLVMSCGNLVFIDLIEHLLTELGRNDNMSTTRTYIQCTAAISRQAGHRIGEYLEKIIPLVVKFCNVDDDELREYCIQAFESFVRRCPKEVYPHVPTVISICLRYLTYDPNYNFDDEDEDDNAMDAEQNDEDYQGSDDEYSDDDDMSWKVRRAAAKCLDAVVSTRHEMLPEFYRSVSPALVCRFKEREENVKADVFHAYLSLLKQTRPAQSWLADPDAMEQGETPLTMLASQVPMIVKALHKQLKEKSVKTRQCCFNMLTELVNVLPGALTQHIPVLIPGIIFSLNDKSSSSNLKIDALACLHVIMVTHPAHAFHAHVPALVPPVVACVGDPFYKITSEALLVTQQLVKVIRPLDSLSEGPDSFDPSPYINDLFTCTIKRLKAADIDQEVKERAISCMGQIICNLGDRLPNELPGTLLIFLERLKNEITRLTTVKALTLIAGSPLKIDLRPVLPDAVPILASFLRKNQRALKLCTLAALDILLRNYSSAVTPVMVDAVLAELPPLISESDMHVSQMALSFLSTLAVTHPSSLGQLSGGNILQQLIALVRSPLLQGGALAAMLEFYQALVTTETSGLGYMDLLRMLTGPVYSQTAALPHKQAYCSIAKCVAALTRACPTEGPAVVGQFIQDVKNSRSTDSIRLLALLSLGEVGHHVDLSSQPELKTVILEAFSSSSEEVKSAASYALGSIAVGNLPEYLPFVLQEISSSKRQYLLLHSLKEIISSASVSGLKPYVESVWTLLLKHCECQEEGTRNVVAECLGKLTLIDPETLLPRLKGYLLSGSSYARSSVVTAVKFTISDHPQPIDPLLKNCIGDFLKTLEDPDLNVRRVALVTFNSAAHNKPSLIRELLDSVLPQLYNETKVRKELIREVEMGPFKHTVDDGLDLRKAAFECMYTLLDSCLDRLDIFTFLNHVEDGLKDHYDIKMLTFLMLARLSSLCPSAVLQRLDRLVEPLRATCTTKVKANSVKQEFEKQDELKRSAMRAVVALLTIPEAEKSPLMSEFQSQISSNQELAAIFDSIQRDSSSANMESMDTS